Genomic DNA from Brenneria izadpanahii:
GATAGATGAATATGGCGGAACCTATAATAACCGGATGCGTTTTCTGAAAGAGATCATGGCAGAAGTCAGGGAACAAGTCGGCGATGATTTCCCGATTTCCGTGCGTTTCTCGGCGCAGGAAAATAGCGAAGGCGGGCGGCGAATGTTTGAAAGCCGTCAGATGCTGATGGATATCGAGGAAATGGGGGCGGATGTGATTCACTTGTCGAACGGCATGTATGGGGTCCGCTCCTCTATCGGGATAGTGGCTTCATTTTTCCAGCAGCATGGCTGGAATATGGACCTTGCGGCGGAAGCGAAATCTTTCTTAAAAATTCCGGTGATTACCGTGGGCAGGGTATCGGAGCCGGCTATGGCGGAAGATATCATTTCATCAGGCAAAGCGGATTTTGTGGCAATGGGCAGGGCGTCTCTTGCGGATCCTTACTGGCCGAATAAGGCGCGCGCCGCGGCTGAGAACGATATCCGCCATTGCATTGGCTGCCTGCAAGGCTGCACGGCTTCCACCTATCAGGGGGTGCCGATTTATTGTCTCGTCAACCCGGAGTTGGGTCATGAGTTCGAGTATGACTACAGCAAAGCGAAGGAGAGCAAAACCATTTATGTGGCGGGCGCCGGTATCGCCGGTATGGAAGCCGCGCGCGCCGCGGCGATCAAAGGACACCGCGTCGAAATTTTCGAAAAGAAGAACACGGTAGGGGGGCAGTTTATTTCCGCTGCTTATCCCCCCTTCAAAGGCGAATTTACCACCTATACGGCATGGCTGTTCCGCGAGATCAAAAAGTATGAAAACATCACTCTTCATCTCAATACCGAACTGACGGCCGAAATGGTGAAGAAAGCGAAACCGGATAAAGTTATTCTCGCCAGCGGCGCGCGGCCCATAATTCCCAACGTGCCGGGAATAGATAATAAAAATGTCGTGTTGGCTGAGGACGTCCTTCTCGGACAGGCGGATACCGGCATGAATGTCCTGGTCGTCGGCGGCGGAATGGTCGGTTCGGAAACGGCGGCTTATCTGGGCGTCCAATGCAAATCCAAAGTCACTCTCGTGGAGTTGAGGGACGCGATTGCTATGGATTTGGAGGCCGGCATTCGCGATGATTTGAGGGATTGCCTGCGCCGCTGTTATGTTGACGTCATGACCAACACCAGTATTGCCGGGGTAACCGACGAAGGCGCGCTGCTTAAACGGGGCGATGATATCGCGCTGTTCCCTTGCGACACCGTGGTATTGGCGATCGGCACAAAAGCCTGGTGCCCGCTGGCGGAAGAGCTGAAGGGTATTTGCGAAATTACCCTTGTCGGCGATGCGCTCAAAGCGCGCCAGGCTATTCAGGCATCGGGTGAGGGTTTTGCGGCGGGTTTAGCCGCCTGAGAGGGGGAACACCATGTTTGATAAAGCGCATTTCGGCCGGGTGGTGAACTTCTCAATCAATATCTTCCTTGGCATCGCTTTGGTATTAGTTGGCTTAACGCTTGCCGATAACTTACAGCCGATGATCTTTTGGCAAAGTTTTGTGGTGAGCGTGGGAATCGGCTATACCGTTTGCGATCTGATTCCCTCCCCGGCCTGGGGCGAACAACTTGCCCGTAAGGCCGGAATCAAAAACAAATTGTTTTTTCATTTGGCATCAACCGCCGTCGCCGGCGTCGTGCTAATCGTCTGCATCAGCTTAGGCTGTCAGTTCGTCGCATTCGGCGGCGCTGTATTCCAGGTGTGGCCCTATGCACTGCCTTACCTGTTGGTTGCGGGATATATAACGCTGGCGGTGTTTCTGCCGGTGTGCAAAGAGATCGCGGAGGTTCTGACAAGATGATAAATATATAACCAGAGGCGCGTGTTATCTGAATTCGCTTTCCGTATCCGACGAATAGGGCCATCCGATGTTATTGGCTGGCCCTGTTTGCTTGCCTCTATTATGGCTGTGAAGTCTGGTGAACCGGCACCCAGATTTCAAAATAACGGGTATATTCGCTATCTTCATGCGCCCTGACGATGAGCCTGCCTATTGGGGAATCGCCGATCTCGTATCCTGCGTTCCACAGCGGTTGAAAAACCTGCTGGTACAAAGAGAGGGCGAACGTATTTTGGTTGTGCGCCGAGAAAACGGTATAGATACATTTTTGCGAAGATATGTACTCTGCATTCTGAGTGGAGATATTCATCTCTTTGGCTTTTGTTATTGAAACAGAAAAACCCCACCAATAAACCAACGACTGTGGATTTTCCTTATTAATGCTGCTCAGCGGTATTTTAAATGTTGCCGTAATGAACGGCATGTGTGAAATCCAGTTATCAATCTGAGTGATTTCGCCGCGGCCTTTTTTTGTTTGATAGCTATTGTTGTTTCGGTATGGACTAAAATACAGTTGAGGGTTGTCCATTTCAGTGAATGTGCCCATGTGATCCTGAAATGAGGAAATTCTTTTTTGCTCAGCATTTAACTCATCCAGAACAAGCTGATAATGATAAATAATATCAAGCAGGTTTTTTTCTTGTTGCGCGTATTTTTTCTGAATGTCCGCAACGCTATCTTTATTGATTATTTGTTCGATTTCCGCATTTGAAAATTTAAAGGCGCGGAGGTGTTTACTATCAAGCAAATAATTCACATCCCAGACATCATAATAGCGGTAATTGGAGGTTTTATCCTTTCTTGGGGTAACGAAACCGCACTCTTCGTAGTAACGTAGCGTTTGAACCGGAATGCCAAGAAGTTTGGATATCTCGCCGATTTTATATTTGTCGCTCATAAGAAGCTCCCAATATATAAAACTTATATATATTAATGTATTGTATCGTTTTTTTTATTAATGCCAGGCGATCGAAGACTAGGATGATTGGGTCAACAGATTTATCGAGAGAACAATGCCATCAGTTAGAGTTATATGTGCCGCCTATGGCTTTCCCGATAGTGGCACCGCCCTCAAGGCGTGTCAAGACGGTTGTCGTTTTCCTGTCCGGGCGCGGGATCGGCATCCCGCTATCCCTTATGACGCGGCAAAAATACCTGATGCATTGCGCGGCGTGCGTTGTTTTCATGCGCCGCAAAACAGCAGGAAATTCATTCGTTAAATAAATAACGTTTTTATATTCGTCACATTTCAGGTTGCCGGTGCGAAGGCCGCGTCTTAATATCGCCGGCTGGCGATGATAACCGCCATCGTATTTATCATCAGTGGTTGAATCGCGTATTCGCCATTGTTGCCATAGTACGTTTGTTTTATCGCAATGGGCTATTCCTGCCGGCGCGCATCTGCATTATTCGTGGGGCGCATCGGAAGAGCCCAGGCTGATCAAGTCCATAAGCGATTTTATCTTCGACAGCCGTTTTTCAACCTTGGCCGCCGCGCCATCCAACGTATAACCATCTTCAATCAGTTCGCTAATGAGGATAATTTTCTTGATGTCAGACAGATTGAACTGGCGCGAACTGGCATCGGGATCAACTGACTTGATGATTCCCTTCTCTTCCCAATACCGGAGTTTTCTAACGGGAATGCCGGTAATGTCAGAGACTTCTCTGATGCCCACAATAACTTTGGCAAGGAAATCGTTATAAGAATCAGAAAGTTTTTGCATGTTAGCGGTTACCGTGTATAGAGATGCGATAGTTTATACATTCAGTATAGTTTTAGGTCAAACATTGACAGGTTATGATATGAGTTGTAGTTTTACGACAATGATTGTTGTTTTGGGAGGATGAAGGCACGAACCTTTCACTGAAAAATAACACGCGTGTGATAGCGCGGATGGCGATTATTTCTAGCCCTATGGATGATAACCAATTCATTCCTGATGGGGGAATGGTTTTCCCTAATTCCAGTTGATGCCGTCTTTTCATTAAAAAACAGAGATAAATGTATTCTATTAGTACCTTGTTACCTAACGAAAGGTAATGCAAGGGAGCATTATTTTATATTTTTTATATGAGTTTATATTCGAATCTTTTTATGGTTTATCCGTGTGATTATTATTTATTTTAGATAGCGTTCTATTATTAACGATAGGAAATTAAGAAGGAATGTCTAAGGTTAGAAAAAGTACGCCGATGATTGTGGCTTTTATCACAATGCTCGTGGTCGGCACCGATCTTTTTGTGGTATCGCCTTTGCTTTTACCTATTGCCGAATCATTTGGCATATCGGTAGGAAAAGCAGGCATGTCTGTTACTATATTCTCGCTGGCCTATGTTATCGGCGCACCGGTATTTGGAAGATTAGGCGATAAATTTGATAAAAAAATCATTCTTGTCATTGGATTATTGGGATTTTCCGTCGCCAATTTACTTACTGCCGTATCGCCGTCCTATATCCTGTTTATTATCGCCCGCGCGATAGCCGGTGCCGCCGCCGCGGCTATAAGCCCATCGATCTATGCGCTTATAGGAAGTAATGCTCCTGTTGAAAATAAAGGCTGTTGGATGTCGGTCGCTGTTGCCGGGTTCCTGATCTCATTGACGACCGGCGCGCCGACCGGGGTTTATATATCAGAGATGAGTAACTGGAATACGGTTTTTATCACTATTGCAGTGTTATCTTTATTTCTTGCGGTTTTAAACTGGAATATATGGGAAAAAGATAATAAATCACCGATAGAAAAAGAACAAAAGACCAGCTTAAAGAAAAAACTAAAAGCCGTTTCGATTACCGGGATCTGGGGATTTTGCGTATACGCTACCTATACCTATCTCTCCGTCGGGCTGCAATCGGCGGGAGGATTTAGTGCCGCGCTGATAGCGTTTGCATTGGTCATTTATGGGGTCGGCGCCGTTATCGGCAGCCTGAGCGGGGGGAAACTTGCCGATCGTTTCGGCACAAAAAAGATTGCCGCATTAAGCCTGATTTGTCTTTCTTTAGCGGAAATTACGCTCTCTTCAATTTTGAATTTTGCTCCTGAATTACAAATTATGACGATTAGCCTATTGGCGCTATTTTCTATTGCCGCCTATCCATGTCTTCCCGCGTATCAAGGTTTTCTGATCGGACAGTTCCCCGATGAAAGCGGCTCTATCATGGCCTGGAACAGCAGCGTTATGTATCTGGGCGTTTCTTTAGGGGCTGCGGCGGGCGGCGTCGTCTTTTCAAATGTTGGTTTTATTTTTGTGCCTCTTCTCAGCGCTGTTGTCGGGATTGCCGGTGGATATCTTTGCCATCGTTTAACGCTTTAATGGGGAATTATAAATATGTTCGCCTGAAGTAAACCGCCGCTTGCCGAAAACAGCTTCAGATGCGATCCGCAATGCCGGGTGTCCGAAACCGTTAAGCCCGCGCAATGGCCCGCCGGTGATAATCCGGCGGGCTGTGCTTTATATAAAAAATCTGCATTTACGCGTACTGGCGTACCGGCTTATCCGCGATTTTAATCAGCCAGTACAGCAGGCTGGCGACGAACAATGAATTGATGGACGGCACACCCCATTCGATCGCAAGACCGACGATGGCGCCGACAATGCTTGTCGCTATCGCGGCCCAGCCGATAAAGGGCGTATTTTCCATTTCCGGCAGCTTACCTTCGCGGCGGCTGTCATCGAGCTGTTTTCTGTGGGTGCGCAAAATATAGTAATCGACCAGCATGATGCCGATGATTGGCGGAAACAGCACGCCAAGCAGGGTCAGGAAATCGATAAATCTGTCCAGAATGCCAATTACGGAAAGAAAGGTGCCGATAAAGCCAATCACCAGCGTTATTGATACATAGCTGAGTTTTTTGCCGGTAATCCCTTCGATGGCGTTGGCGATACCCAGCGCCGAAGAATACAGGTTGATGTCATTGATCCTCAGCGTGGAGAAAATCACGGCGATAAGGCCGATTCCGCCTGCCGCCTGAGACATGATGGTCACCACGTCAGCCGTATTCAGCGCTCTGGCGATCAATATCGCCAGGCCGTTGACGATAAATTCGCCGACGATGATCGACATGATGGTGATCCAGAAAACGTGATTGCCTTTTCTGGAATAACGGGTCATATCCGGCGTGATCAGGCTCGCCACAATACAGCCGCCCACAACCATGGTGGCCCCGGCGCTGATTGACATCGCTTCACCCGTCGGCGATAAACTGAGCAGTTCGGCGGGATTGTGCCCGGTCAGGGTCATGACCGAGATATACCCGACAACCAGGATAAACATCGGCACAGCTATTTTTGCGGTAAATTTCAGAGCATTAAAGCCGAAAGCAACGAGGATGGTCAGCGCGGCGCCTGAGATGGCGGCCGACCAGCCAAATCCTAATTTATCGCCCAGCGCGAAGTTAAGCGCTTTGGCGAAAACGGCATTTTGTACCCCGAACCAGCCTAGCAGACTGACGGCGATCACCACGCCTATCATAACCGAGCCGACTCGTCCGAATCCGCACCACCTTGCCAGCAGGCTGCCGGACAGCCCTTCTTTCATCCCGGCGTATCCCAAACCCAATGTCACCACGCCAAAAATCGCGCTGCCGATGAAAATGGATAAAAACGCATTGGTTAATGTCATCGTGTTGCCCAGAACGGCGCCGAGCATGAATTGATCCAGCGCGGTCAGCATACCGATATGGACTAACGCTACATTGAAAAAAGGCAGGCGCATATCCATGGGAACGCGGCTGACTGGATAATCATCTATTCTTTCCATCTTGAATATGTCCCTTTATTAAATAAATTGGATGCCCTTTTCGATGAGGGAGTTTGGAACGTAATTATCCAAACCTAAATGATGACAAAATTCTTCAAACTGATTTAGAGAATGTACTCCCGCCTTTTGATACATGTTATATATCCTGTTTTCTATGGTTTTATGTGAGATGTTCATTTTCTTCGCTATTTCCTTATTGGAAAGGCGCTGCAAAATCAGAAAGATAATATCGAGTTCAGACTGCGTAAAAATTTCGGTCGTCAGTTCGGTGCTTAGCGTGGTCGGCTTTTTCTGGTTGATATATATCAACGGGGATAGCGTATTAAACGGTCTTGCATTCCATATAGTGCCAATGCAGACTTTGTCTTCATTGAAAAGAGGTATTTTCTCACTGATGAAGGGCGTTAAGTTTTTTTTCCCGTACCAATAATGTGTTTCTATGACAGCTACGCATTTTTTGCTATTTTCGGTTCGCCGGTCATGCTCTTGGAAATCATCGGAAAGCTCTGCCCAACTGGCTGGGAACTCATTATCAAACCTTCCTTCGATACTAAAATGCAGCGGCGTGTTGGTATAAAGATATGCCGCTTTATTCATGTAAACATGACGGGATTCTAAATCTTTAATTCCCCACGGCTCGTTTAAGCACTCCATCATGGTGATAAGATTGCGAATATAATCAGTCTTACTCAGGGGGGACGATGGCATTCTGCTCTCCTTCTGTCGTTGCTATTAACTCAACGAATCAGTTTTGATAGGTAATGCCGGGTATGCCTGTGCGCATATCCTGGCAGGCTCCCATACTCGCGGTATCCCAATTTTTCATAGAAACCACGAGCCTGAAAGCTGAACGTATCCACATAGGCAAAATGGCAACCGCGTTTCAGCGCCTCTTCTTCCGCCTTTTTCATCAGTTGGCTGCCTAGCCCGCTTTTCCTGTGCTGCTCACTGACCCACAAATACTGGACTTCCAATCCACCCCACCA
This window encodes:
- a CDS encoding FAD-dependent oxidoreductase produces the protein MMKIENIFTPYYIGKCQIPNRLVVPAMVANMCPDGKASEQYIRYHEEKAKGGWGLIITEDYRINEHAAGYPAVAALYDESQIPSHKRFTDIIHQYDTKVFCQIYHAGRQANHRVNGGMRPVSCSPVPCPWNKEIPRELTVEEIRQLVKDFGTTALNAQKAGFDGIEIHAAHGYLIHEFLSFNCNHRIDEYGGTYNNRMRFLKEIMAEVREQVGDDFPISVRFSAQENSEGGRRMFESRQMLMDIEEMGADVIHLSNGMYGVRSSIGIVASFFQQHGWNMDLAAEAKSFLKIPVITVGRVSEPAMAEDIISSGKADFVAMGRASLADPYWPNKARAAAENDIRHCIGCLQGCTASTYQGVPIYCLVNPELGHEFEYDYSKAKESKTIYVAGAGIAGMEAARAAAIKGHRVEIFEKKNTVGGQFISAAYPPFKGEFTTYTAWLFREIKKYENITLHLNTELTAEMVKKAKPDKVILASGARPIIPNVPGIDNKNVVLAEDVLLGQADTGMNVLVVGGGMVGSETAAYLGVQCKSKVTLVELRDAIAMDLEAGIRDDLRDCLRRCYVDVMTNTSIAGVTDEGALLKRGDDIALFPCDTVVLAIGTKAWCPLAEELKGICEITLVGDALKARQAIQASGEGFAAGLAA
- a CDS encoding MerR family transcriptional regulator, which encodes MSDKYKIGEISKLLGIPVQTLRYYEECGFVTPRKDKTSNYRYYDVWDVNYLLDSKHLRAFKFSNAEIEQIINKDSVADIQKKYAQQEKNLLDIIYHYQLVLDELNAEQKRISSFQDHMGTFTEMDNPQLYFSPYRNNNSYQTKKGRGEITQIDNWISHMPFITATFKIPLSSINKENPQSLVYWWGFSVSITKAKEMNISTQNAEYISSQKCIYTVFSAHNQNTFALSLYQQVFQPLWNAGYEIGDSPIGRLIVRAHEDSEYTRYFEIWVPVHQTSQP
- a CDS encoding MerR family transcriptional regulator — protein: MQKLSDSYNDFLAKVIVGIREVSDITGIPVRKLRYWEEKGIIKSVDPDASSRQFNLSDIKKIILISELIEDGYTLDGAAAKVEKRLSKIKSLMDLISLGSSDAPHE
- a CDS encoding MFS transporter encodes the protein MSKVRKSTPMIVAFITMLVVGTDLFVVSPLLLPIAESFGISVGKAGMSVTIFSLAYVIGAPVFGRLGDKFDKKIILVIGLLGFSVANLLTAVSPSYILFIIARAIAGAAAAAISPSIYALIGSNAPVENKGCWMSVAVAGFLISLTTGAPTGVYISEMSNWNTVFITIAVLSLFLAVLNWNIWEKDNKSPIEKEQKTSLKKKLKAVSITGIWGFCVYATYTYLSVGLQSAGGFSAALIAFALVIYGVGAVIGSLSGGKLADRFGTKKIAALSLICLSLAEITLSSILNFAPELQIMTISLLALFSIAAYPCLPAYQGFLIGQFPDESGSIMAWNSSVMYLGVSLGAAAGGVVFSNVGFIFVPLLSAVVGIAGGYLCHRLTL
- a CDS encoding purine-cytosine permease family protein, with protein sequence MERIDDYPVSRVPMDMRLPFFNVALVHIGMLTALDQFMLGAVLGNTMTLTNAFLSIFIGSAIFGVVTLGLGYAGMKEGLSGSLLARWCGFGRVGSVMIGVVIAVSLLGWFGVQNAVFAKALNFALGDKLGFGWSAAISGAALTILVAFGFNALKFTAKIAVPMFILVVGYISVMTLTGHNPAELLSLSPTGEAMSISAGATMVVGGCIVASLITPDMTRYSRKGNHVFWITIMSIIVGEFIVNGLAILIARALNTADVVTIMSQAAGGIGLIAVIFSTLRINDINLYSSALGIANAIEGITGKKLSYVSITLVIGFIGTFLSVIGILDRFIDFLTLLGVLFPPIIGIMLVDYYILRTHRKQLDDSRREGKLPEMENTPFIGWAAIATSIVGAIVGLAIEWGVPSINSLFVASLLYWLIKIADKPVRQYA
- a CDS encoding helix-turn-helix transcriptional regulator is translated as MPSSPLSKTDYIRNLITMMECLNEPWGIKDLESRHVYMNKAAYLYTNTPLHFSIEGRFDNEFPASWAELSDDFQEHDRRTENSKKCVAVIETHYWYGKKNLTPFISEKIPLFNEDKVCIGTIWNARPFNTLSPLIYINQKKPTTLSTELTTEIFTQSELDIIFLILQRLSNKEIAKKMNISHKTIENRIYNMYQKAGVHSLNQFEEFCHHLGLDNYVPNSLIEKGIQFI
- a CDS encoding GNAT family N-acetyltransferase; the protein is MKLNITDAPNKDEEEFVIQSLWKHNEQYDAVDIHPLFLNIKDDANNIVAGLIARTWWGGLEVQYLWVSEQHRKSGLGSQLMKKAEEEALKRGCHFAYVDTFSFQARGFYEKLGYREYGSLPGYAHRHTRHYLSKLIR